The following proteins come from a genomic window of Metarhizium brunneum chromosome 2, complete sequence:
- the xlnD_0 gene encoding 3-hydroxybenzoate 6-hydroxylase 1 — protein sequence MPSSVDPKHDPYDIAIVGSGLGGLSAAVALRRAGHNVTIYERYDFGGEVGASLSCASNGSRFLQEWQVDIAKARPVILKSLIRHDWKTGQVSGTYPLGDYRERFGTDYNNFHRIDLHQHLKHVATTEGGKGTPAQLKVWHKAVDLDPIAGKIVFENGVVATHDLVVCADGIRSQMREKLGVIPHIAPSASCCYRCIIHADKLRELGLHGFAENSAIEFWGGDGIDKIVMSACSDHDVVSCYCFYPAEKNDLKEDGWDISTTGENLAATFPELDERLLTLFRNAEDIKMWRLYDHDQYPYWVKGKCCLLGDAAHPMMPDQSQGACMAIEDAGALGILFAPKYADLDVTEKLRLYELERKPRASRVQDSSRRARLDLTERIGWSSANDRPGKLTIEEVCGYDMHAHVAELVKETKAAG from the coding sequence ATGCCGAGCTCCGTTGATCCCAAACACGACCCTTACGAcatcgccattgtcggcTCTGGATTAGGAGGCCTCTCGGCAGCCGTTGCTTTGCGACGAGCAGGACACAACGTCACCATTTATGAGAGATATGACTTCGGCGGTGAGGTCGGCGCATCACTCTCCTGCGCATCGAATGGATCTCGGTTCCTACAAGAATGGCAAGTCGACATCGCCAAAGCCAGACCCGTCATCCTCAAGAGCCTGATTCGACATGACTGGAAGACTGGCCAAGTGTCTGGGACATATCCTCTTGGAGACTATCGCGAGCGCTTCGGAACAGATTATAACAACTTCCACCGCATTGATCTTCACCAACACTTGAAGCACGTGGCTACAACtgaaggcggcaaaggaaCCCCTGCCCAGCTCAAGGTCTGGCACAAGGCCGTAGATTTGGACCCTATTGCTGGAAAGATTGTCTTCGAGAATGGTGTGGTTGCTACACATGATCTTGTTGTGTGCGCTGATGGGATCCGAAGCCAGATGCGAGAGAAACTTGGGGTTATCCCGCACATCGCACCGTCGGCTTCCTGCTGCTACCGATGCATCATCCATGCCGACAAGCTTCGGGAGCTCGGCTTGCACGGGTTTGCTGAAAATAGTGCCATTGAATTCTGGGGGGGCGACGGCATTGACAAGATCGTCATGAGTGCTTGTTCTGACCATGACGTCGTCAGCTGCTACTGCTTCTATCCCGCAGAGAAAAATGACTTGAAAGAAGATGGGTGGGACATCTCAACAACAGGAGAGAACCTGGCGGCAACCTTTCCTGAGCTGGACGAAAGGCTTCTCACCTTGTTCCGCAATGCCGAGGACATCAAAATGTGGCGACTCTATGACCATGACCAGTACCCATATTGGGTCAAAGGAAAATGCTGCCTCTTGGGCGATGCGGCGCATCCCATGATGCCAGACCAGTCGCAAGGCGCTTGTATGGCCATAGAAGACGCTGGAGCTCTTGGGATTCTCTTCGCACCCAAGTATGCCGATTTAGACGTGACCGAGAAGCTTCGTCTATACGAGCTGGAACGGAAGCCTCGCGCTTCTCGAGTCCAAGACAGCAGTCGACGAGCAAGACTAGACCTCACAGAGCGCATTGGTTGGAGCAGTGCCAATGACAGGCCCGGCAAGTTGACAATTGAAGAAGTATGTGGCTATGATATGCATGCTCATGTGGCCGAGTTGGTTAAGGAGACCAAAGCAGCCGGCTAG
- the swnR_1 gene encoding Oxidoreductase swnR, with protein MKVAIVAAGDLARYFIEELRAQGHEVITISRSKKDHLDKLGISQHVSDYSVSSLTSILNDCDAVICTIRAGVPNFTTVHKAILQACQTSPRCKRFIPSAWSGNLEGFPDEPLEWADELQPTLRALGAQKEVSWSAICPGWYADYVYPAKQRYLVDIGEMWPQNYKDKEFTLYGKGSQLVNFTSVRDTARATIMLLQHDRHEWDQYTYLSGEQRTWKQLSEFITARDPAYTVKSKSLASSIRQYIARESEESTTAAIFEIWGHSESLMFPWEKAQRHREKFFRGLKFRTIAELADEAAAAPASFP; from the coding sequence atGAAGGTTGCCATCGTGGCCGCCGGCGATCTCGCCCGCTACTTCATCGAGGAGCTCCGTGCTCAGGGCCACGAAGTCATAACCATCTCCCGCTCCAAGAAGGACCACCTCGACAAACTCGGCATCTCCCAACACGTATCCGACTACTCAGTCTCAAGCCTGACCAGCATCCTCAATGACTGCGACGCCGTGATTTGCACCATCCGCGCCGGCGTCCCCAACTTCACCACCGTCCACAAAGCTATTCTCCAAGCGTGCCAGACTTCACCCAGATGCAAGCGCTTTATCCCGTCCGCATGGTCCGGTAATCTCGAAGGGTTCCCCGACGAGCCACTCGAATGGGCCGACGAGCTACAGCCCACGCTTCGGGCGTTGGGGGCCCAGAAGGAAGTGAGTTGGAGTGCGATATGCCCCGGGTGGTACGCAGACTACGTGTATCCCGCCAAACAGCGCTACCTAGTTGACATTGGGGAGATGTGGCCCCAGaactacaaggacaaggagttCACGCTCTATGGGAAGGGGAGCCAGCTCGTCAACTTCACGTCGGTGCGCGACACTGCTCGTGCGACGATTATGCTTCTGCAGCACGATCGTCACGAGTGGGACCAGTACACCTATCTGTCTGGCGAGCAGCGCACTTGGAAACAGCTGAGTGAGTTTATCACGGCCCGGGATCCAGCGTATACCGTCAAGAGCAAGTCGCTGGCGAGCAGTATCAGGCAGTACATCGCCAGGGAGAGCGAGGAGAGTACCACGGCGGCTATTTTTGAAATCTGGGGCCACTCAGAGTCATTGATGTTTCCTTGGGAAAAGGCCCAGAGGCACCGGGAGAAGTTCTTTCGAGGCCTCAAGTTCCGCACGATTGCCGAGTTGGCCGAtgaggcggctgcggcgccggcgagctTTCCGTGA
- the fer8 gene encoding Fe-regulated protein 8, which yields MATPRTEIGADPGSALPWSPPAARGSELKTTPGALAMYMKRATASVFSFSKPRLSCPPLTLPLSSSRFHEPPAAMLAKLGLYARAFGYILVVLGQELSYLFNRAVVRRRAQFFGSTPADGRDRTIVIVGASFAGHHVARLVAGQLPPRSRYRVVVVEPNSHFQFTWVLPRFCVVKGHEHKAFIPYGKYVECLPGVLEWVQDRAASVDGTHVRLEKSGESIRYDYLVVATGSGVRTGLPSRVNAAEKRVGVALLRGIQSGIEAAQTVVVVGGGAAGVEVAADAKDLYPDKRIVLVHSRAAVMHRFGKRLQDEALEGLTRLGVEVVLEDRVVDEDSAAKKVTLRSGREIPCDLFLNCTGQSPCSELLSSLSPQSISTNGYIKVKPTLQIADDECPNVYACGEVADTETPCPNARSAMRQAATVAKNILSVVDGKQPKHVYRHHWVDTFIKLTLGLDRSATFIGDGHSDLMFKSQDKDVTLMVKSTWARMGLKPFEDEYDEDDSGAKVKA from the exons atggccacgcctCGGACGGAGATCGGGGCGGATCCAGGCTCGGCCTTGCCATGGAGTCCCCCGGCTGCCCGTGGATCCGAGCTGAAAACGACCCCTGGGGCACTGGCCATGTATATGAAGAGAGCGACGGCCAGtgttttttccttctccaaaCCTCGACTATCTTGTCCCCCTCTGACTTTACCCCTCTCCTCATCTCGGTTCCACGAACCGCCGGCCGCAATGCTCGCCAAGCTGGGGCTGTACGCCCGCGCCTTCGGCTACATCCTCGTCGTGCTCGGCCAAGAGCTCAGCTACCTCTTCAACAGGGCCGTGgtgcgccgccgcgcccagTTCTTCGGGAGCACGCCGGCCGACGGGCGCGACCGCACCATTGTCATTGTCGGCGCCTCGTTTGCCGGACACCACGTCGCTCGCCTGGTGGCCGgccagctgccgccgcggagCCGCTACcgggtcgtcgtcgtcgagcccAATAGCCATTTCCAGTTCACGTGGGTGCTGCCGCGGTTCTGCGTCGTCAAGGGCCACGAGCACAAGGCCTTTATCCCGTACGGCAAATACGTCGAGTGCCTGCCCGGCGTGCTGGAGTGGGTTCAGGACCGCGCGGCGAGCGTCGACGGGACCCATGTGCGGCTGGAGAAGAGCGGCGAGTCCATCAGGTACGATTACCTTGTTGTCGCGACGGGGTCGGGCGTCAGGACCGGGCTGCCGTCGCGGGTGAATGCCGCCGAGAAGAGGGTCGGCGTCGCGCTGCTTCGCGGGATTCAGTCGGGCATCGAGGCGGCACagacggtggtggttgtgggcggcggcgcggcgggcgtcGAGGTTGCCGCTGATGCCAAGGATTTGTACCCCGACAAGAGGATTGTTCTCGTTCACTCGAGGGCGGCGGTGATGCATCGCTTCGGCAAGAGGTTGCAGGACGAGGCGCTCGAGGGGCTGACGAggctgggcgtcgaggttGTTCTTGAGGATAGGGTCGTGGACGAGGATTCCGCGGCCAAGAAGGTGACGTTGCGGTCGGGGAGAGAAATTCCATGCGACCTTTTT CTCAACTGCACGGGACAGTCGCCGTGCTCGGAACTCCTCAGCTCCTTGTCGCCACAATCGATTTCCACAAACGGATACATCAAGGTTAAGCCGACGCTCCAGATAGCTGATGACGAGTGTCCCAATGTCTATGCTTGTGGAGAAGTTGCCGATACCGAGACGCCGTGTCCTAATGCCCGCTCTGCGATGCGTCAAGCAGCCACCGTGGCCAAGAATATTTTGAGCGTTGTTGATGGGAAGCAGCCCAAACACGTGTACAGGCATCACTGGGTTGACACGTTTATTAAGCTTACCCTTGGCCTG GACCGTTCCGCAACATTTATTGGCGACGGACATTCCGACTTGATGTTCAAGTCTCAGGACAAGGATGTCACGTTGATGGTCAAATCCACCTGGGCAAGAATGGGGCTGAAGCCGTTTGAGGATGAgtacgacgaggacgatTCAGGCGCAAAGGTCAAGGCATGA
- the ustM gene encoding Methyltransferase ustM — MPSFTPLAAEAAGKIASYAILDDPNHLAVETGQAEHRIGLVNSWQIRQGSRVLEIGCGQGTCTAVLAEAVGPEGHVDAVDPGPPDYGAPVTLAQAQAHLSAGPVGDRITWYHAEPVQFLAENPGTRWDFVVLAHCIWYFDGPDTLGEMLAALRGRAAGLLVAEYALTARERAAVPHVMAAVARAALEAHNKTSEANIRCLLGPLSIKDAAARGGWALDKEEVHVPGVALLDGSWETGTVKSRWFLEEIDKYITDVTLKTTLLSAREAVVGAVGLLNGEKVRTMDVWVSRFV; from the coding sequence ATGCCGTCGTTTACACccctcgccgccgaagccgccggcAAGATCGCCTCGTACGCCATCCTCGACGACCCCAACCACTTGGCCGTCGAAACCGGCCAGGCAGAACACCGCATCGGGCTGGTGAATTCGTGGCAAATACGTCAGGGCAGCAGGGTTCTCGAAATCGGCTGCGGCCAGGGCACTTGCACCGCGGtgctcgccgaggccgtcggccCCGAGGGCCAcgttgatgccgtcgatCCCGGGCCTCCCGACTACGGCGCGCCCGTCACGCTCGcccaggcgcaggcgcaCCTGTCTGCCGGTCCTGTAGGGGACCGGATCACCTGGTACCACGCGGAGCCGGTCCAGTTCCTCGCTGAGAACCCCGGCACGAGGTGGGATTTCGTCGTGCTGGCCCACTGCATCTGGTACTTTGACGGGCCGGACACGCTGGGCGAGATGCTCGCCGCGCTGAGGggccgcgccgccgggcTCCTGGTGGCAGAGTATGCGCTGACGGCCAGGGAGAGGGCTGCCGTGCCTCATGTCATGGCTGCCGTTGCGCGCGCGGCGCTCGAGGCGCACAACAAGACGAGCGAGGCCAACATCCGCTGCCTGTTGGGCCCGCTGAGCATCAAGGACGCGGCTGCCAGGGGCGGCTGGGCTCTGGACAAGGAAGAGGTTCACGTCCCGGGCGTGGCGCTCCTGGATGGGTCGTGGGAAACCGGGACGGTGAAGAGCAGGTGGTTCCTGGAGGAGATTGACAAGTACATTACGGATGTGACGCTGAAAACTACGCTTCTGTCGGCAAGGGAGGCCGTCGTTGGCGCGGTTGGGCTACTGAATGGTGAAAAGGTTAGAACCATGGACGTCTGGGTCTCTCGATTTGTTTAA
- the PaAT-1_0 gene encoding O-acetyltransferase PaAT-1 yields MTEYLLSRLHNGASRARSFLNPPLDRFDQSDELSQGLLSNSDGYELGEHQTRRKSCIKIAHSFSFLSVFALLRLLVVAITPSFISNIYYASKPRQLHKTSFLDGLRGYASFIVAVYHLLGIQPNNEWIEETWGVNEQEGMGSNLLQLPFIRVLFLGVPMVTCFFLISGFVLSYRSVLLIRSGEHERLSESLVSLIFRRGFRLFLPTIASIIFEKILVPCIYRSPPPVWTMISDVYAQTSAAMYCWGWDNHNVSLLHLWTIPIEFCCSMLLFLVIIGVSRLRTWMRLFVVGLLIIHSNASGHWAVFLFMAGLFIAETEAIIEQRKRSQKGNESIGEGMQWISRLQSAFWITIFLVGLYLAGYPIHRVESSFDFRWVYPHTPKVYVDTEGFFLPLKFWTSVSSVLVIVALFRVPTLQKAFTTPVAQYLGDVSYSVYLVHNAIQISIGADIKARVHSWFGEDNSQWKRTAILVLDIVFIMGIVIWVADIFWRFVDKPIVRFTRYLDKLCRKPSIEVTLQT; encoded by the coding sequence ATGACTGAGTACCTCTTGAGTCGACTCCATAACGGGGCATCGAGGGCTCGCTCCTTTTTGAACCCTCCCCTAGACCGATTTGATCAATCCGACGAGCTTTCTCAGGGCCTCCTCTCTAATTCCGACGGTTATGAACTAGGCGAACACCAGACAAGGCGTAAATCCTGCATCAAAATTGCACATTCCTTCTCCTTTCTGAGCGTCTTCGCTCTTCTTCGTTTATTAGTTGTCGCCATCACTCCAAGCTTTATCAGCAACATCTACTATGCCTCTAAGCCACGACAGCTGCACAAAACGTCATTTCTTGACGGATTACGAGGATACGCTTCGTTTATTGTGGCGGTCTACCACCTTTTAGGCATACAGCCAAATAATGAATGGATAGAGGAAACCTGGGGCGTTAACGAACAAGAAGGAATGGGATCAAATCTATTGCAGCTTCCTTTTATACGGGTTCTCTTTCTCGGCGTTCCCATGGTTACTTGCTTCTTTTTAATCTCTGGATTCGTCTTGTCGTACCGAAGTGTTCTCCTGATTCGGTCCGGGGAGCACGAGAGACTCTCAGAGTCTCTCGTATCTTTAATCTTCCGTCGCGGATTCCGCCTCTTTCTGCCTACTATCGCCAGCATCATTTTTGAGAAGATTCTTGTTCCATGCATATACCGGAGCCCACCGCCGGTATGGACCATGATTAGCGACGTATACGCCCAAACTAGCGCAGCCATGTACTGCTGGGGTTGGGATAATCACAATGTCAGCCTCTTGCATCTCTGGACTATCCCGATTGAGTTCTGCTGCTCCATGTTGCTCTTTCTAGTTATTATAGGTGTTTCACGGCTTAGGACGTGGATGCGACTATTTGTCGTTGGCCTCCTAATAATTCACTCGAATGCAAGTGGCCACTGGGCTGTTTTCTTGTTCATGGCCGGTCTTTTTATTGCCGAGACCGAAGCCATTATCGAACAACGCAAAAGAAGCCAAAAAGGGAATGAGAGCATAGGAGAGGGGATGCAATGGATATCACGACTCCAGTCGGCATTCTGGATTACTATATTCCTCGTTGGCCTTTACCTGGCTGGATATCCGATACACCGCGTCGAAAGCTCATTTGACTTTCGTTGGGTCTACCCACACACCCCAAAGGTGTATGTAGATACCGAGGGATTTTTCCTGCCCTTGAAATTCTGGACCAGCGTCTCTTCAGTGCTAGTGATTGTGGCCCTCTTCCGGGTCCCAACCCTGCAAAAAGCCTTCACGACGCCAGTCGCTCAGTATCTGGGAGATGTGTCATACTCAGTCTACCTCGTGCATAATGCCATTCAGATCTCCATCGGAGCGGATATCAAGGCTAGGGTGCATTCTTGGTTTGGGGAAGATAATAGCCAGTGGAAGAGAACAGCGATATTAGTTCTTGACATTGTATTTATAATGGGTATTGTGATTTGGGTTGCCGATATCTTTTGGCGCTTTGTAGACAAGCCAATAGTACGATTCACCAGGTATTTAGATAAGCTGTGTCGAAAACCAAGTATTGAAGTCACGCTACAAACATGA
- the CMT1 gene encoding Alpha-1,3-mannosyltransferase CMT1, producing MKRRLVLLAIASISLFFVATTLYLGRDQFAWPLLPNDGRHKTPEEPVLEQVANGTVLPSATITQYIEAILNPWSSELPTLECPAINTTRYDALRDGDFSTATTRYFFALNLRQTLPLLPRLMGSIVEAIRFLGPEHCALSIVEGHSPDGTADVLAALGPALKSMGTPYYFASSEIDPSKGERIVGLAALRNLALAPLFTLPGKAAEDATVVFLNDVSACPEDILELLHQKRATGADMTCAMDWTYVGRDPTFYDVWVARNIYGDSFFNIPPDGSWDSAWNLFWNAEETRARFFDRRPFQVFSCWNGAVAFTAQPILQKTVRFRAADGAAGECEQGEPQLFCKDLWFRGYRKIAVVPSVNLEYSVEKGRMIKAAKGFTGDAVSRQDASGDMIDWRPDPPEKVKCMPSWDNQFWQWWNETLKR from the exons ATGAAAAGACGGCTTGTGCTGCTGGCGATTGCCTCGATATCCTTGTTTTTCGTTGCCACGACGCTGTACCTTGGGAGAGACCAATTTGCCTGGCCGTTGCTTCCAAATGACGGGAGACACAAGACTCCAGAGGAGCCAGTGTTGGAACAGGTTGCTAATG GAACCGTGTTGCCGTCCGCAACGATTACACAGTATATAGAGGCAATTTTGAATCCTTGGTCTTCCGAGTTGCCAACCCTCGAATGCCCTGCGATCAACACAACCCGGTACGATGCGCTACGGGACGGCGACTTCTCAACCGCCACCACTAGATATTTCTTTGCCCTGAACCTGCGGCAAACCCTCCCCTTATTGCCTCGTCTGATGGGCAGCATAGTCGAGGCAATTCGATTCCTTGGGCCCGAGCACTGCGCCCTGTCGATTGTCGAGGGACACTCCCCCGACGGCACTGCCGATGTGCTCGCTGCACTTGGGCCAGCTCTCAAGAGCATGGGCACCCCATATTACTTTGCATCGTCCGAAATCGACCCAAGCAAGGGCGAGCGGATAGTCGGCCTCGCCGCGCTGCGGAATCTGGCTCTGGCGCCGCTCTTTACTCTTCCCGGCAAAGCGGCCGAGGACGCGaccgtcgtcttcctcaacGACGTGTCGGCGTGTCCCGAAGAcatcctcgagctgcttCACCAGAAGCGAGCCACGGGCGCCGACATGACGTGCGCCATGGACTGGACATATGTCGGCCGCGACCCGACATTCTACGACGTCTGGGTCGCACGCAACATATATGGCGACTCGTTTTTCAACATCCCGCCGGACGGAAGCTGGGACTCAGCGTGGAATCTCTTCTGGAACGCCGAAGAGACCCGCGCTCGCTTCTTTGACCGGCGCCCGTTCCAGGTCTTCTCCTGTTGGAACGGCGCGGTTGCGTTTACAGCCCAGCCCATCTTGCAAAAGACGGTGCGCTTCAGGGCCGCAGACGGGGCGGCGGGCGAATGCGAGCAGGGCGAACCTCAGCTCTTCTGTAAGGATTTGTGGTTCAGGGGCTACCGCAAGATTGCTGTGGTGCCTTCCGTCAACTTGGAGTACTCGGTTGAAAAGGGGAGGATGATCAAAGCGGCCAAGGGCTTCACGGGCGATGCCGTGTCGAGGCAAGATGCTTCCGGGGACATGATTGACTGGCGGCCTGATCCCCCGGAGAAGGTGAAGTGCATGCCTTCTTGGGACAACCAGTTTTGGCAGTGGTGGAACGAGACTTTGAAGCGATAG